The Cygnus olor isolate bCygOlo1 chromosome 14, bCygOlo1.pri.v2, whole genome shotgun sequence genomic interval TCTTGCCCCTTAATAAATTGGTCTGCCTTCTGACAAGACATCTCTGCTATTTCTGACAGAGGGattcttaatttctttgaaGTCATAcatcaggatttctttttttttttttgcctttaactCCTTCCTAAAATGACCACCAAGGGAACTCTGATAGGACTTTTCTCACTGGTTAGATTTGCGTGCATTTTGTGCTATATGAAGGGGTTTGTGTATTCATATGAACTCTTCTGCAGTGAGTGACAAGCGATCAGTAGTAAATGCACCTAATCTCAGGAAGCATACTCTAGGAGAGGAGATGGTGATGGAAGGGACTAGGTAACGCAATTAGGAGAGGAGATGGTGATGGAAGGGACTAGGTAACGCAATGGCCACACTGATCCCATGGCTTACTTTAGTTAAGCCACAAGGATGCAGTTTGAAGAGGATAAGGGAAAACAGTTCAAGGCAGAGCGGAAAAAATGGAGCTGGGGAGAAATTAGAAGCATGCTGCAACTGTATTTAGGTTTCAAAATTAATTCCACGTTATAAACTATTTCATGAGTGATTAAAGCTCTGACAGCCACTAATACGAAGACCACAGATGCCCTCAACTAGCCTCTATAATATTGCCCCGTTGTTCTGTCATAATTCTAGTATTTTCTCCAGTATCTTCAAACATGCTATTTATCATCCCCATTGCATATGCTCACTTCAGAATCCCTATGACAAAGGCAGATAACATACCAGGCCACATTACATGCCCTGCAACTGCAGAATTCTAACATAACCAGCTGTTATGTTTTGATTAAGTCACTGAATGTTAGTACTTAATACTAACTTAGTACTTCTAACAGTAGCTAGTACTTGACTAAAAGCATTCATAAGGAAAGCTGTGGCAACCTGACAGTCATTTGCCCTTTACTGACACCATTTCTTCAGGTTTCAACTCACAGTGAAGACTTTCAGCTTCATGCACTAGCAGATTCACTTCTGGCAAGAgacaaaacattgttttgccttttcatctctttctacAAATGCAGATGTCTTTAGCTGCACAGAGAAGGTAGGAATTTTTGTGAGTTCAGTAAAAGGCAGACAGTTATGATATACAAGAGAGGCAACAAGAGTCATCTGTCTGAACTAAAAAATGCCTGAGAACACCACATGTAGTTGGAGATAAGAACCGCATGTATTTGTTAGCCTTTAAAGGCCACAGCTGTTTTCTTACATATCTAACTTGGTTTGCATTTTCAACAAAACCTTCCTTCGTcatgtactattttttttttttttttaaatagttcaaGTGTTTAGCCTAAAGTACAATCTCCTGAGGAGAGCTGCAAGACTAAGCACTTAAAGTAAAAAAGACTTATCTGATCTACTAGCAAAACTAAACGGTCTCCCTGTGGTCAAAGAGAAACTGGATGGACAGAGCATCCAGCACTTGTGAAGAAGCTGTTACAAGCTGGACACGGGACCACAAGACTGAAGTTGTGACCACAGAAACAGTTAATAGTAAGAACACAGCACTTTCACATTCTAAATCTAAATAAGTAATTCAttttagcagagaaaaattaagtGAGCATTGGAGGTACCTTTTGAAATAGTTAGTGCTGGGGACCACTGTGATCGTAGAATATCAAGACAAATGCTGCCATTACTGTTAATATTTGGATGATAGATTCTTGTTGTAAATGCAAcctgcagaagaaggaaaaattcagTGTAGGCTCACAAGTGTACATTACACCACATGGTAATGAACAGATGTATGGTACAAGCCACTCACCTTAGGTGGTTTGAAGGGATAATCTGTTGGGAAGTGAATTGTCAAGAAAAATACTCCACCTTGATAGGGACTGTCATTCTGTTAATGAAAAAGAATCATTGCAGTTTGAGAAGTTTTTATAAGATGACTGGTCATAAAAACTATGAACATCAATGCACTCATACTTACTGGTCCCATTATTGTAGCTTGCCAATGGAACactgaaaaaagagagagatttacTTCAGTTTGGAGAAGCTCAAGTAATGAGCTACTTATGTCAAGACAAAGCAGTACAGAAAagcctattttaaaaacaaaaccttccgAAAAGCTGCAGGGAAACAAGCCAAAGAGCTGAACAGAGACAAGAGTGAAGTACTCAGCACTTCATATACACTTGATCCGCACTTTGAGATTGTTGTGGAGGTACACACATTACACCCTACAAGAAATCCTGTTACAATAAAAATCCAGTTATATGCAATGCTTCAGACCCAAATTTGTGCATTCGATTTTGTAGTTTCCAATGAAGCTCTACCATCATCTGAATCAAAGCCCAGTCTCCAACAACTGCAATACCCTTTTTCAGACTGAGCTACAGCAAAGGTGCAGAGTAAGCTCATCCTTTTCTTCAACAGGATCTCTCCTGCACTGCTTGTTAGTTGAATAAAGGGTAAGCCTAAGCTTTGTACATGTGTAAAGAAGTAACCTACAGGCAGCGGTATCTTGATGAACATTCATCTTCCACAGAAACCTGAAAGTTTCattgcagcagcagaaagcaataAAAGTCTTACAAGAACGAGTCTGCTAAATACTTGAGACTATAATATGCTAGTATACTTAGGTTaaacgggaaaaaaaatgagtctcGCTCATATGCATCTGTCCAAGAGAACATCTTAATCTGGTAATACAGAAGACTTGTGAAGAACGTCTTTACGCTGCAGAACATAAGGAAAACAATTAATGCTGTTAATCTGTATGACAATTTCCTAATACGCGCCTCAGGGTTCCTGCTTTCTCCTAAGGCTCTAATGCTAGCCTGTTTGCAACACACCAGCTTCACAAATTTGTCAACTGCTATGGGAAACTCCCCTCTGCACGGAGATTGCTACATCAGATCTTTAAAAGCCAGGAGCTGTACATGAAACTCCAGCTGTTACAAGACAAGTCTTTTAGGTACAGAAGCTGAAGCCATCTGCGGCTGTGAACTTGCAACTGGTGTCAACAGCTTTCATGACTACCCAGGCCAAAATGTAGCTTTGACCCACAGTGGCACTTAATGTTCTACTCTAGCATGAGCAGCTTTCAATTACACACTGTACAGACAATACAACTGGATATGATCTCAtagaaagaacagaaggaagcagagcaaGAAC includes:
- the UBE2D2 gene encoding ubiquitin-conjugating enzyme E2 D2 isoform X4, whose product is MFHWQATIMGPNDSPYQGGVFFLTIHFPTDYPFKPPKVAFTTRIYHPNINSNGSICLDILRSQWSPALTISKVLLSICSLLCDPNPDDPLVPEIARIYKTDREKYNRIAREWTQKYAM
- the UBE2D2 gene encoding ubiquitin-conjugating enzyme E2 D2 isoform X3, with product MHMMFHWQATIMGPNDSPYQGGVFFLTIHFPTDYPFKPPKVAFTTRIYHPNINSNGSICLDILRSQWSPALTISKVLLSICSLLCDPNPDDPLVPEIARIYKTDREKYNRIAREWTQKYAM